Genomic DNA from Setaria italica strain Yugu1 chromosome V, Setaria_italica_v2.0, whole genome shotgun sequence:
AGCTTCTCAATAACCTGTAAGCCTTGCTTATCTAATCTAAGTTGTCAGTTCAATTGCTCTGTTTATGCTCCCCACATCTTGTCTTCCTTAGCTATCATTCTACTTCAATAGTGCATTTAGTTTCACCAATTGATGTTTTGTGAATATATAGAGGTCAAGCTGAGAAGGAATTCAGAGTAGAAGTTGAGGCTATTGGTCATGTTCGCCACAAGAACTTGGTCCGGCTTCTGGGTTACTGTGTGGAGGGTACTCAAAGGTAACATCTTGTAATTTAGTTTTGTGTTCCTCTTACAACTACCATCCACATTGTTCATAGATCCCTGTTACATGTCTTCCCAAAAATAAATCTCCATGCCTTTTCATGCACTTTACAATTTTGAATCTTTCAATACAATAATTATGTGGTATTTTATGGCATCCTTCCTAACTTCCTAGTGGAATTTTCAGGATGCTTGTCTATGAGTATGTGAACAATGGAAACCTAGAGCAATGGCTTCATGGAGCTATGAGTCAGCGTGGCTCCCTTACATGGGAGGCCCGCATAAAGATTCTTCTTGGGACAGCTAAAGCGTTAGTGcacatttttctttaactttttgCTACTTTTGTATCATTCACATTATCTTTTCAATCCAACTTAGAATAGTCTCTTTATAAAGATTCCAAATCACAGTAGCTTTCTACCTGGAGGTAGTTCTGTTATAGTAATTACACTATATCATAATATCACTCAATATTATTAAAatgagtactccctccgtatcgcAATTAGAAGTCGTTTAGGACAGGATTACGCTTACCAAGGAGTGCCAAAGAGTGATTAATTAGGGGGGAGTTTTCCTTCTTTGCCCTTATTAAATAGGACTGCGGATGTCTCCTATACAACAATTCCTCATAGTCTGAGTGGTAAGCGATCTGTGGACTGAGGCTGGAGGTCCAGCGTTCGAATCCCTTGGCCGCACTATTTTTTTTGACGCTCGCGGCAGCTGAACGGGCTGGATGCGACTGGAAGCGAGGCAATGAATAAATGACGTCTGGAAACCGGGAGGCAAACGAAGCGGCGCATGCGCATGCAGGGGCAAATGCGTCAACAATCAGCCCCATCGCCCAGAGCGACTTCCTTTGGCAAAAACGCTTCCACGCCCAGAACGACTTGTAAAagctatacggagggagtattaatgTATAACTGAGATTAAGCTGCAAATTTCCAAACACTATCTCTATTTCCTCATTTGTTTTCACACTTGCATCATATGTTTTTCTCCTATTGTCAATTCAGAAATGAAAACATTTTGCTCTACTCATCAGTTTTTCATGTGAATGCTTGAAATGACAGCAACAATTGTTCGTACCTGTCCACAGGCTTGCTTACTTGCATGAGGCGATTGAACCTAAAGTTGTGCACCGTGATATCAAATCCAGCAATATTTTGATTGATGATGAGTTTGAGTCCAAAGTATCAGATTTCGGTTTAGCCAAGCTTCTCGGTGCTGGAAAGAGTCATGTCACCACTAGAGTTATGGGAACCTTTGGGTATGTTGCGTAACTCGTGAACAAGATTTCCACGAATGTATATTAGTACTAAGTCATGATGTTCTGTATTGAATGATTGCAGGTACGTGGCGCCAGAGTATGCAAACACTGGACTCCTGAATGAAAAGAGTGACATTTACAGCTTTGGAGTTGTTCTCCTAGAAGCGATTACAGGAAGGGACCCCGTTGACTATGGTCGCCCAGCAAATGAGGTACTGATAAGTTAGTCAATATACTTTGCTTTAGTGTTAATCTATACATTAAACCTAGCTTAAATTACTAGGTATGATTAGGATTGAAGCATTAGGCTACTTATCCCACCAAATTGAGTGATACCCAAAGTTCAATTTTGTTTCTTTAACACTTGATTTGGAATGCTTAGTGTTGGCTAAGAAATTGTTCTGCACATTCAGTTATTCCCCTGTAATTCAATTTGTGGTTTCTTATTTATATTTCTCATGATTCATGGTAGAACATAATTTTTATGTCATTGGCACTCAAAGCTGTGATGTTAACTAGACTTAAAATTTGTTATTTCGTTCATCTGAACCTTCAGTCATCGTCCTCTACTTTTTTTCTGAATAAAGCGTGGTAACATTCAAagacatgcatgatgcatggcATATAAGATAGCTTACTGCTGAAATGGATGTTACTTTAAGAAATTTCTAACACAAATTTTGTGGTTCGTCATGTAGATATTATGCATCGTGTCATTCATATTTCTTGTTTGAACTGCTAGCTTGCCACTGAttttacataattggcatctttAACTTATTTGGTTCAGAGGAAGTGGTTGGCTATCCTAGAGTAGGAAAAACTACCAGCAATGTTATAGATTGTTGAGTCAGTGTACCAGATCATTGTAGCTAGGTATAATGTGTCAAATCTCAAAGACCAACTTATAGCAAATATTTTCTTGATAGAACCAACTTAATCTAGTAAGTTTCCATATACTAATATTACCAGTAACCATTATTAATGGATATATTATTGTAACATTTAGAGGTCATAAATGCTTAAATAGCACATCCAGGCTAAACTGTGGTTCACAACATCAGTAAAAACTTATAATGGACAAAGGACATATCTATTTCCCCTCCATTATGTAGTTTCTTTCATGAAAACATGAAAATCATATCTTCTAATTTTCTAACCAAATATGATACTTTTGCCATTTGCAGGTGAATCTGGTTGATTGGCTAAAAATGATGGTTGCTAGCAGGCGGTCAGAGGAAGTAGTCGATCCCACCATAGAGACACGACCTTCGACGAGAGCGCTCAAGCGTGCACTGTTGACTGCTCTGAGGTGTGTGGATCCAGATTCAGAGAAGAGACCGAAGATGGGTCAAGTTGTCCGGATGCTGGAATCAGATGATCCAATTCCTCGAGGGGTATGTACTATCAGAAAAGGAAACAAGAtccttttttagttcatagttcATATAATGCTGGTTCAATCTTCATATATAATATTAGTCGACCCTTGATTCTTATCATGCTGAAAATACAAATTCTTGCAAGCAGGACAGAAGATCTAAGCACCACCGTGGAGGGAGCACAGAAATGGATTCGCAAAGGGACAACAACTCCGACACGGAGAAGAGTGATAATCCGGATTCCAAACCAAGCAGGAGcagagcatcatcatcaaaatgAGCGCACTGGCATTTCTCGTACTACATTCTTTGGTACATTGCATGGACCAGACTTCTTCCATTTTACATTGCTGACGAATTGGTAACTGAAGGCTCTGAAGCTTGAATACACAAGAGCTCAGGAAAGAAGAtctacttttttctttttccttttttcttggtTGTAACGGTTTATGATTTATTTGTAGAGAAAGGTATTGTTTTTTTACTTATCGATTTATATGTACTTACTGGTGATCTCGACAATTGCTGCTGTAAGTTCTTAACAGTGTGTACAGGCGTAGCATCATGAATACTGGCGGAATACCCGTAATATTTGTAATGATAATGTTGCAATTAAAAGCATCCTTCCCATTGAGCGCACAATATTATTGTCAGTTTGGCCAAAACGATCgaaaaagataaaaagaaaTACGAAACAGGTCACAGTAGGGCAGTAGTCAGAGTACTGATGTCTTGGGTGGCTCAACCATGTCTCAGTACCTTATTAAAAGAACCATGTCTCCGTGAAGGAAACTGCGCTAAAACTAGTGAATCATCGACGTACTACAATTCTTGGTAGCATCAAGAAATTAGTCACTCTTTAtagcttagggggtgtttggataccccttattaaagtttaacacctatcggatgtttggatgctaattaggagtattaaacataggctaattataaaattaattgcacagatggagtgtaattcgcgagacgaatctattaagcctaattagtccatgatttgacaatgtggtgctacagtaaccatttgctaatgatggattaattaggcttaatagattcgtctcgcgaattagcacaggttctgcaattagttttataattagctcatgtttagttctcctaattagcatccgaacatccgatgtgacactgttaaagtttagcacctcgtatccaaacagcccagcATGTACAGTTGTGTGGCCAAAATTCTTGGCAATTCATTGCAATAATCCTTAAAAGAATGCATCCATTGGACAGCAACGCCAAACAACCAACTGCAGTTGTCACTTGTTATTAATGTTGCCTGTTCTTCGTTTTACCAATCTTTGTATTTGTCATGTGTTTCTTTTACTTTTACAGACATCACATCTGAGTTGACTTGTACTTGAAAGCTAAAGAAACACCCGATAGAGAACATTTATCTTGTGTTGACAGTCGATACACTAGCTAATTGAAGTGTAATTCAGTTTTTTTGCGTGCTTTTCTGTTACATATGCTAGAGAAAAGGCCAATTTACCAGATGACAGAGCAAAGAGAAACTGCAGATAGAGGAAGCCAAGTGCTACATTTTTGCATTCCAAAAGAGACCAAACAGTGTATATCATCCATCCATCGCTCACCGTTTTCTACAACATGTTGATGACAAGGCACACGCACACAAGCAGGGGATCGATCGCTGGCAACAATGTACAGCACAAGCCGCAGAGGCTCTAGTCGGCGCCAAGACTCTTGAGTCAAGACACAACAATGCAATGGTCTCCTTCCCGAACCCATGTCGTCACATCACGGGATCTTCACATCCGTGGCGACCGTTGGCAGCGAGGAATCACAGTCCAGGGCGCTCtgcagcggtggtggcggtagagGCCGACGAGCCAGAGGGCCGGTTGCCCGACCGGCTGTGCAGCAAGGGGCTCAGGGCCTTGACGACGATACTCATGTTGGGGCGGAAGTCACCCTCATACTGAACGCACAGGGCAGCCACAGCAGCCATCTGGTGAACAAGGAAAAACATGGGTAACATGGTTATTATCATAGCATACAAATTTGTTGTGATAAATTTCTGTCAATCAAAGCAACATACTGCAAAAAGATTTAGAAACAAAGTTCTTCGATGATAGCTAATGCTCTTTTTCAGTGCTTTTCGAAGCAGGATTAGTACCATGCTGTGAAATTTCAGTTTCAGGTTTGCACGGTAATAGCATTAGTTTTGTATAAGTAGAATAACTTggtattccctccgtcccaaattgtaggttattttgacttacactatatctagatgcataatagtatctatgaacctaaaaaagctaaaacgacctacaatttggaacggagggagtaataagtGTTTATTACCTTGGCAACAGCCTTTGGAGGGTATTCGCCATCAAGCCTTGGATCAACGCATTGCCTCACCTTGTCTTCACTAAGCCTTGGTGTAGCCTTCATATAACCAACAATTTTGTTACTTTGTTAGCTTCATATCTTTCATCATTGTAAAAAAACATAGGAAATTTTTATTTTGATAAGAAACACAAGGAATTTCATTGATGAATGAAGAGGCACATACCCATGTCACAAGGCTCTGCTGGCCACGTGGCAGAGTATGATCCACTGGCTTGCGGCCAGTTAAAAGCTCTAGAAGCACGACTCCAAAACTGTAGACGTCACTCTTCGTGCTAAGCTGTCCAGTCATGGCATACTCCGGTGCATGGTAACCAAAGGTGCCAAGAACACGAGTGGAGTGAAGTCGCGCAGCCATGTCAGGGGCCTGGTTGGAGACATCAAAGTCTCCGATCTTGGCGACGTCATTGTCAAAGAGCAGTATGTTGCTGGACTTTATGTCGCGGTGGACCACGCGAGGTTCTGCCTTCTCGTGGAGGAACTCCAGCCCACGAGCTGCGCTCACGGCAATTCTCACCCGCTGCATCCATGACAGGGCTGGCCCTGGCTGGGCTCCCTTGACACCCTTTTTACCTGTAATTACGAATCATGCACATATCAGTTCATTAAGCTAAGTCTGATTGGCTTGCACATCAGCGACAGGTTCATCATATCTAAATGTATAATCTAATGTTACATGAGTAAAATTTGAAGTAATCACAATGAAATACAGCTTATATGACAATAAATAGAAGGTTTTATTTTCCATACCATGGAGGATATCATGCAATGAACCCCTTGTTGCGTACTCGTAAGCAAGAACTCGGATGTTCCCTTCAGCACAGAATCCAACAAGTTGAAGAACATTCTCATGCTTCAATCTTGAGACAGCTGAAACCTGCAATAGAAATAGGAGTGAAAATTGGGACATCTGAAAGAGAAAATATATTATCTGAGATAAAGGAATGGAAACAGAACCTGCACAAGGAATTCTTGATCAGGCTGTTTGCTGGAGTCAAGCTTCTTCACCGCAGATTTCATTCCATCTTTCAGCACACCAAAGTAGACTCTAGCATATGAGCCCTCTCCGATAAGAGCATCATTGCTGAAGTTCTTTGTGATTTCCTTCATCTCTTCCAGGGGAATGACTGGCACTGCAATTGGCTGAGCTCTTCCTGTGGGGGTGACATAGGTTGGGGCTGGGGGACGGCTAGGTCCATAGTTATTGACTGCATTGGGAATATTTGAAATAAAGATTAGAATATGCTAAGTGCTCAAGAAATCTTTTGTCTCTCGGTGTTACTTTACCAAATAAGTTCATTCACGTGTCATTTAGGTTTGCTCTAAATCAAATGATACctagaaaataaattaaaaaaacatcTTGTGTGTTCAGGAggcacaatatttttttttatcataggGCACTAGTAAACCATAAGTACCCCAGTCAAAATAGTTGCAATCACATGCAGAATTATTCAGTACGACAGGCTGGTTCACATAGATTTTCTTATACACAATTGACACAGTTATGGGTAGTCGGCCTGACCAGGCCTTATGGGTTTGGTTCAATTAGGGCTGGGGTTAGAGATAAGATTAGATATATTGGTTAGGGGTCAGTAAACCTTTGTAtataaagagagagagaggagatatATCAATCAAAGGCAAGCAATCAATCTAATATCCCAGTCCTCTTCTCCTATCCCTATCCTTATGATTCGCCTGCCCATGACACACCAGAAGAAGTTTTTAGTCAACTACAACCACAAAGCAGTAGAGATAAAACACAGATGGTATGGAAATTTTGACTTGCTATGAGTTTGTAATAACATCTAGCTGGTTAAATAGGACACGGTTTTTAAAGAGCATCGCACTGTGTTGGTTCTTAGACTAACCTTGCTGAGTTAATTGTGCGACCTATTAGACAACTAATGTAATACAAAAGGAACACCAAGCCTTTGTCAATTGTAATAATTAAGCAATGATAAATTTAGAGTCAGGGAGAAAGCTGAGCAACCTAATGTGAGGGCAGGTAACTACATTTGTTACGTCAAAGAATTTTCTGCATTTGTTACGTCAAGGAAGACAGACACTACAAGATTGCTATATGCATTGTTCGATGAGAGAGTGAAATAGCACAATACTTTGTGAAATCACTGCCTTGGTTCTATGAAAACTAATCATTTCTTCAACAGAATTTCACGAATGAACCACTGCAACCATGGAGCAAGAAATTGATAACataaagaaaagagagaaagaagtgGCAACCTTGAGCAGGGAGAGGGACATAGTCATCGTCGTGCTTCTTCCTCTTGCCAACATCGTCGTCCACCACGGAGCAGCATGAAAAGCATCCCATGGATCCCTATCCTTGAATTATACAAACAGACATTTAGATCACTCCTGTATCTAATCAAAACGAGCAAAACATTTGCATTTCACGTCTTTTCAAAAGTATCTGCATCTTGATTACGTCTGCAGGCAAGATTCGACATTTGGCGCTGGAAGAAAcgagaagagaaagagagagaagatcTTAGGGGGAAAAACAAGGGGAAGATCAGCACCGATTATGATGTGAATACACTGACGGAATCTGCCATGCGACGAATTCACTCAGGTTTTTCTTTAAACAGCCATCACTGGGAACACGATGAGGTGAAAAGCAAAGCAAGAAACAGgggactcctcctcctcaagcCCTATCACCATTTGAAGAACCCGACGGTTATCACCCACCTTTCCGGCGAGATCGAGGAGAAGAGGGTCGGCCGCCCAGGCCGACGGCGACAAAATCCCGCAAGCACGAACAATGAGCGAAAACAACCCAAAAGTCTTGGTACGAGGGGATAAAATCCGGCGGAGTTCACCAGTTGACATGCGCGATTAAAAAATCCATTAcgagaaaaaaaagatgatgacgattacctttcttcttctcctccaacCTTGTGTCGTCCTTCGGGGAATCTGGAACCGGATCGAATCAAGAACAATGGAGGGGAATGGATGGATGGCGAatcggaggagagaggaggaggaggaggaggaagggacaCGACGCGGAGGCCTCCCTCGCCGcccttccccttctcctctGTTGCGCAGTTGCCTGTATGGCCCGGCCTGGCCTCCGGGTGGTTTTACTCGTTGGCTCCGCTTCGGCCGTTTCCGTTTTTATTATTTGTGTGCCCGCTTCTCGGCTGCCGCTACCACCGCTCGCCAATTGGAATGCCCTCGCTCTCTTGCTATTCTTGCCACCCCTCGCATAGTCACATCTGTACATGCAAAAGGTTTACTGCTGCTGATCTGGCACCTCGCTGGCTGGCGTGCATGTACTGCCACAACTCCGGTAGTCCGTGGACTAAAAAAACTACAGTCGCATGGACTGATGCTAGACAAAAAGACAAAATAATACATTTGTTACATCTCTCTAATCCGATTCACCTCATTTTCTTTTGTCTATGTATAATTCACACCTTCGGATAATTTTTATCCTGTCGATAAACTTTGAGCATAGCTAAAAAGTTGGGTTATGCTTCCCAAGGGTTTCTCTGTTGTGAGCTTTGGAGGAGGCTAGCCTCGCGGTCATGGTGGCTAGGATACCATTGGGTCAAAGCAGTGAAGGGTCGGCGGATTGGAATGGACGAGGCATGAAGTTTGTAGTAACTCCTCCTTAATTTATGGCCAGATCTTGCACCAATTTTATCACTCGTTCCTATAGACTATAGTAACTCCTACGCGGTTTTTTATTCCACTGTACTTTTTTCATGTAgacccgtttggtagagctccaacTCGAACTTCTACAGTGAAGCAGCTTCTCTAGTGAAGCTAAAGCCGTTTGGAAAAAATGTTTGGTAAAATGATTTCTCAATGGCAATAATTTTAAATCACTTCATGCTTGAAGAGGGAGAAGTCGATAAAGTCATTTTTTTAgctcatcttcttcagtgtaaACCGTTTTGTGGCTTCTCTCCAGCTTTGGCGGTGGAGATGTTTTGAAATTACCCCTTTGTCTTCACCAAAAGCTGGGGCATAGTTGATTATTGTACTAGTATTTTTGGAAAAAGTCAAAATTACTATCCTAAACTATGAGCATAGTTCAGATGGTTTTTAAAACCAACACAATACACCTTTTAGCACTAATCAAAGTTGGTTTTGCTTACGTGGCAGATTTAATGTCATGTGGGCCGATTAATAGATCCACGTCATAGATTCTGCTGGTCATCCATTCCTCGTTCCTCctctcgcctccgcctccgtccTTAGGACCCGAACTCCAAGCCAGCACCTCAGCCTATGCACACCTCCTCAAGCTCGCCGTGCAAGGGCAGGGTGGAGTGGTCGAGCTCAAGGCCCTCATCAACGTCTTCGGTCAGCTAGTAAAGGTTCCCCTCAGTTGCGTTATGTGGAAAAAGTTCCAGGAGCGAGCTCTGCACACTATAGTGACACGATCGGCGGCGCCATATAGCCGGTTCGCTCGAGTAGTGCGAGCTCTCGGGGCGGTGTGAGGTCACGACCGGAGGAGCatcttgcggcggcggcagcccaaATCGGGGTGCTAGGTGAAGGAATCCAGCAGTGATGGTTTGATTCCGGCGAAAGTGACCATGAATTGGCGCAAGCGGGGAGTAGCTCAAGGTGGACGGATCTTGCGCGTACGGTGGCGTCGGGGTTGGAGTGGCGTCCGTTCGATGTCGTCAAGTTTGGATCTCAAACTCCACACGAAGGAGCTGCAAGTGCATGGAGCGGAGCTCGAGCTCTGGCCAGGACTAGCGGTTGCAGCAGGCAAAGCTCGAGCTCTGGTAGGGATTGTTCCGGCTCCATTTGCTGTGGACCAAGGGCG
This window encodes:
- the LOC101754099 gene encoding probable receptor-like protein kinase At5g18500, with the translated sequence MESPTASPTLKDHLSAPTGPLHLKVWEVVCIALGVFMVVVFFVAVWLTIRSKKRVRRASANIPITQIPAISKEIKEVRVEEVPASDFAAHDGVLLTIQDKCSDRDSDKAMAHLGVSKSRRGDESHSGSFRYMDKDAGFQSAEEGGSGTFRQASAHAITAPSPLVGLPEFSYLGWGHWFTLRDLELATNRFSKDNIIGEGGYGIVYRGQLINGSPVAVKKLLNNLGQAEKEFRVEVEAIGHVRHKNLVRLLGYCVEGTQRMLVYEYVNNGNLEQWLHGAMSQRGSLTWEARIKILLGTAKALAYLHEAIEPKVVHRDIKSSNILIDDEFESKVSDFGLAKLLGAGKSHVTTRVMGTFGYVAPEYANTGLLNEKSDIYSFGVVLLEAITGRDPVDYGRPANEVNLVDWLKMMVASRRSEEVVDPTIETRPSTRALKRALLTALRCVDPDSEKRPKMGQVVRMLESDDPIPRGDRRSKHHRGGSTEMDSQRDNNSDTEKSDNPDSKPSRSRASSSK
- the LOC101754750 gene encoding pto-interacting protein 1 isoform X2 — protein: MGCFSCCSVVDDDVGKRKKHDDDYVPLPAQVNNYGPSRPPAPTYVTPTGRAQPIAVPVIPLEEMKEITKNFSNDALIGEGSYARVYFGVLKDGMKSAVKKLDSSKQPDQEFLVQVSAVSRLKHENVLQLVGFCAEGNIRVLAYEYATRGSLHDILHGKKGVKGAQPGPALSWMQRVRIAVSAARGLEFLHEKAEPRVVHRDIKSSNILLFDNDVAKIGDFDVSNQAPDMAARLHSTRVLGTFGYHAPEYAMTGQLSTKSDVYSFGVVLLELLTGRKPVDHTLPRGQQSLVTWATPRLSEDKVRQCVDPRLDGEYPPKAVAKMAAVAALCVQYEGDFRPNMSIVVKALSPLLHSRSGNRPSGSSASTATTAAERPGL
- the LOC101754750 gene encoding pto-interacting protein 1 isoform X1 → MSTGELRRILSPRTKTFGLFSLIVRACGILSPSAWAADPLLLDLAGKGSMGCFSCCSVVDDDVGKRKKHDDDYVPLPAQVNNYGPSRPPAPTYVTPTGRAQPIAVPVIPLEEMKEITKNFSNDALIGEGSYARVYFGVLKDGMKSAVKKLDSSKQPDQEFLVQVSAVSRLKHENVLQLVGFCAEGNIRVLAYEYATRGSLHDILHGKKGVKGAQPGPALSWMQRVRIAVSAARGLEFLHEKAEPRVVHRDIKSSNILLFDNDVAKIGDFDVSNQAPDMAARLHSTRVLGTFGYHAPEYAMTGQLSTKSDVYSFGVVLLELLTGRKPVDHTLPRGQQSLVTWATPRLSEDKVRQCVDPRLDGEYPPKAVAKMAAVAALCVQYEGDFRPNMSIVVKALSPLLHSRSGNRPSGSSASTATTAAERPGL